One region of Flavobacterium sp. KACC 22763 genomic DNA includes:
- a CDS encoding TMEM175 family protein, translating into MNKGRLEAFSDGVLAIIITIMILEIKAPQGHEFADLKPLIPKFLSYVLSFIYVGIYWNNHHYLLHGLSKVNGKVLWSNLHFLFWLSLIPVSTAWMGEHNFEKAAMTMYGVVLLLSAISYIILQYTIMCSEGSNSALRKALNKDYKGKISLVLYVIGIVTAFFNQWVSGAAYFTVAMLWLIPDKRIGRIFS; encoded by the coding sequence ATGAATAAAGGCAGACTAGAAGCTTTTAGTGATGGCGTTTTGGCAATCATTATAACAATTATGATTTTGGAAATTAAAGCGCCGCAAGGACATGAATTTGCAGATTTAAAACCGCTTATTCCAAAGTTTTTAAGTTATGTTTTGAGTTTTATTTACGTTGGAATATACTGGAATAATCATCATTATTTACTCCATGGTTTATCAAAAGTAAACGGAAAAGTATTGTGGAGTAATCTGCACTTTTTGTTTTGGCTGTCTTTAATTCCCGTTTCTACCGCTTGGATGGGGGAGCATAATTTTGAGAAAGCTGCAATGACAATGTATGGTGTTGTGTTGCTTCTCTCGGCAATCTCTTATATTATTTTGCAATATACTATAATGTGCAGTGAAGGAAGTAATTCTGCTTTAAGAAAAGCACTTAACAAAGATTATAAAGGTAAAATCTCCTTAGTTCTATACGTTATCGGAATTGTTACGGCATTCTTTAACCAGTGGGTTTCTGGAGCAGCTTATTTTACAGTTGCTATGTTATGGCTTATTCCAGACAAAAGAATCGGAAGGATTTTTTCTTAA
- a CDS encoding DUF3822 family protein, which yields MSLQNTNITSKNYRKLSIQVSLTGFSYCCFDTLNNVITSFKEIKFDTTSKTSRIEDLFNNAFKTNPELKETYDEVMVIHNNNFSTFVPTALFDENYLGSYLQYTTKVFETDHFTFDQIPNYQMNSVYIPYVNINNFLIDNVGSFNSKHANTILVEKILDNSRNNDDKKMIVNFNPVNFEIIVVQNQKLLLFNSFEYNTPEDFIYYILFTAEQMSMNPESFKLELLGTISENDPFYAIAYKYVRHISFMDVSKLKERNSFTTAQNQKHYILFQS from the coding sequence ATGTCATTACAAAATACTAACATTACTTCAAAAAATTACAGAAAACTTTCTATTCAGGTCTCCCTGACTGGATTTTCATACTGCTGTTTTGATACTTTAAACAATGTCATTACTTCTTTCAAAGAAATAAAGTTTGACACCACTAGCAAAACAAGTCGAATTGAAGATTTATTCAACAATGCTTTCAAGACTAATCCTGAATTAAAAGAGACTTATGACGAAGTAATGGTTATCCATAATAACAATTTTTCGACTTTTGTCCCAACTGCTCTATTTGATGAGAATTATTTAGGAAGTTATCTGCAATACACTACAAAAGTATTTGAAACAGATCACTTTACTTTTGATCAAATTCCTAATTATCAAATGAATTCTGTTTATATTCCGTATGTGAATATAAACAATTTCCTGATTGATAATGTAGGGTCGTTTAATTCTAAACACGCCAATACGATTTTGGTCGAAAAAATTCTGGATAACTCAAGAAACAATGACGACAAGAAAATGATTGTGAATTTTAATCCAGTTAATTTTGAAATTATCGTGGTTCAGAATCAGAAACTTTTATTGTTTAATTCGTTTGAATACAATACTCCAGAAGATTTCATCTACTATATTTTATTTACAGCAGAGCAAATGAGCATGAATCCGGAAAGTTTCAAGTTAGAATTATTAGGAACAATTTCAGAAAACGATCCATTTTATGCTATAGCATACAAATACGTGCGCCATATTTCTTTCATGGATGTCTCAAAACTAAAAGAAAGAAACAGCTTTACAACCGCTCAAAATCAAAAACATTATATCTTATTTCAATCATGA
- a CDS encoding DNA polymerase III subunit gamma/tau — protein sequence MEASSKSYVKPSSVLPTEEFNETDMRLHWNKYAERLGQKGLRIMESILLISDPVLNGTTISYELPNEGSKLEFESQMNGLLGHLKGHLHNHDITIEVIVNEQAETKRTYNNQDRYNRFLEINPNIELLRSTFGLDLKD from the coding sequence TTGGAAGCAAGCAGTAAATCGTATGTTAAACCATCTTCTGTTTTACCTACTGAAGAGTTTAATGAAACCGATATGCGTCTTCATTGGAACAAATATGCAGAACGCTTAGGACAAAAAGGGCTTAGAATTATGGAATCTATTCTATTGATCAGCGATCCTGTTCTAAACGGAACCACAATTTCTTATGAACTGCCAAATGAAGGTTCTAAACTAGAATTCGAAAGTCAGATGAATGGTTTATTGGGGCATTTAAAAGGTCATTTGCATAATCACGACATTACAATTGAAGTAATTGTAAACGAGCAGGCTGAAACAAAACGAACTTATAATAATCAAGATAGATATAATCGTTTCTTAGAAATCAACCCAAACATTGAGCTTTTGCGTTCAACATTTGGATTAGATTTGAAGGATTAA
- the dnaX gene encoding DNA polymerase III subunit gamma/tau: MEQFVVSARKYRPQTFKDVVGQKAITNTLLNAIETNHLASALLFTGPRGVGKTTCARILARKINQPGYDDPTEDFAFNVFELDAASNNSVDDIRNLIDQVRIPPQTGQYKVYIIDEVHMLSSAAFNAFLKTLEEPPKHAIFILATTEKHKILPTILSRCQIFDFKRITVKDAKEHLADVAESQGIVFEDDALHIIAQKADGAMRDALSIFDRVVSYCGTNLTRQAVTENLNVLDYETYISITDLLLENEIPKLLLAYNDILAKGFDGHHFIAGLASHFRDLLVSKTPSTIALLEVGEQAQQMYATQSQKCSQEFLLKGIDIANDCDLKYKLSQNQRLLVELCLMQLASINFDGEKKKLSNS, translated from the coding sequence ATGGAACAATTTGTAGTATCGGCAAGAAAATATCGCCCGCAGACCTTTAAGGATGTTGTGGGGCAAAAGGCCATTACAAACACTTTGTTGAACGCTATTGAAACCAATCACTTAGCTTCTGCTCTTTTGTTTACAGGACCGCGTGGAGTTGGTAAAACTACTTGCGCGCGTATCTTGGCAAGAAAAATAAATCAGCCTGGATATGACGATCCTACTGAAGATTTTGCATTTAACGTTTTTGAGCTAGATGCTGCTTCAAACAACTCGGTTGATGATATCCGTAACCTTATCGATCAGGTTAGAATCCCGCCACAAACTGGACAATACAAAGTATATATCATTGACGAGGTCCACATGTTGTCTTCGGCCGCTTTTAATGCTTTTCTTAAAACATTAGAAGAACCGCCAAAACATGCTATTTTCATTTTAGCAACAACAGAAAAACACAAAATCCTTCCAACGATTTTATCTCGCTGTCAGATTTTTGATTTCAAAAGAATTACAGTAAAAGATGCTAAAGAACATTTGGCTGATGTTGCTGAAAGTCAAGGAATCGTTTTTGAAGATGATGCATTGCACATTATTGCTCAAAAAGCAGATGGTGCCATGCGTGATGCTTTGTCTATTTTTGACCGTGTAGTTTCTTACTGCGGAACAAATTTGACACGTCAAGCTGTAACCGAAAACCTAAACGTTTTAGATTACGAAACTTATATTTCGATTACTGATTTACTTCTGGAAAATGAGATTCCGAAACTTTTATTAGCATACAATGATATCTTAGCCAAAGGTTTTGATGGACATCATTTTATTGCTGGTTTGGCTTCACATTTCAGAGATTTATTAGTAAGCAAAACACCTTCGACTATTGCTTTATTAGAAGTTGGTGAGCAAGCGCAACAAATGTATGCTACACAATCGCAAAAATGTTCTCAGGAATTTTTACTTAAAGGAATTGACATTGCAAACGACTGCGATTTAAAATACAAATTAAGTCAGAATCAACGTCTTTTAGTTGAATTATGTTTGATGCAACTGGCCTCTATCAACTTTGATGGAGAAAAAAAAAAGTTGAGCAATTCATAA
- a CDS encoding sensor histidine kinase: MKQRINLLITFSVIALIVLMTVQCYLVKTAYEYKVAQFHTQIKNEIAQISNNYSDIDSAFVAKKEALYKSLSERYIKGKNSKLDIKIGVLQNEYQSAVTQEIQRKFERDLPNFKIDFAIVLNKFILYQSAKKADTIFSEKPFIQNKLYGNLASLNHAFLVRNYVGTTNGTFENQEYQLLTEDSMYVSVIDWEMIILRRMTFILILSLLSILTLITLFVIALKALIKQKKVSDVKTDFINNITHELKTPLATLGISTKILAQKSIRENEENFNAIVNTISRQNNRLQNLIDQVMANSLAENEIELQKEKIDAEDFLLSIVNDFKITFPKVNLKTDFQTAKTILVLDKFHLTTAFLNVLENAAKYGSNTITVKTKMVENQFSISFEDDGIGIAKNKQAFLFEKFYRVQQGNLHNTKGLGLGLYYVDQIVKAHQGSVNVISELGKGTQFTILLKV, encoded by the coding sequence ATGAAACAAAGAATCAATTTATTAATCACATTTTCTGTCATTGCACTAATCGTGCTTATGACGGTGCAATGTTATTTGGTAAAAACAGCCTACGAATATAAAGTGGCACAGTTTCATACACAGATCAAAAATGAAATTGCTCAGATTTCAAACAACTACAGTGATATTGACTCAGCTTTTGTGGCAAAAAAAGAAGCACTTTACAAAAGCCTTTCTGAAAGATATATAAAAGGAAAAAACAGCAAATTAGATATTAAGATTGGTGTTTTACAAAATGAATATCAGAGCGCTGTAACACAAGAAATCCAACGAAAATTTGAAAGAGATTTGCCGAATTTTAAAATTGATTTTGCCATTGTTCTCAACAAATTTATTTTATATCAAAGTGCCAAAAAAGCCGATACTATTTTCTCAGAGAAGCCTTTTATTCAGAATAAATTGTACGGAAATCTAGCTTCGCTTAATCATGCTTTTTTAGTGAGAAATTATGTTGGAACAACCAACGGAACTTTTGAAAATCAGGAATATCAATTGCTGACAGAAGATTCTATGTACGTTTCTGTAATAGATTGGGAAATGATTATTCTGAGACGAATGACTTTTATTCTCATTTTGTCTTTATTATCAATTCTGACTTTAATTACGCTTTTTGTCATTGCCTTAAAAGCTTTGATTAAACAGAAAAAAGTAAGCGATGTAAAAACCGATTTTATCAATAATATTACACACGAACTTAAAACGCCTTTGGCAACTTTAGGGATCTCGACAAAGATTTTAGCACAGAAAAGCATTCGTGAAAATGAAGAAAATTTCAACGCCATTGTGAATACAATTTCACGTCAAAATAACCGTCTTCAGAATTTAATCGATCAGGTTATGGCGAATTCTTTGGCAGAAAATGAAATTGAATTACAAAAGGAAAAAATAGATGCCGAAGATTTTCTGCTTTCTATTGTCAATGATTTTAAAATTACGTTTCCTAAAGTCAATCTTAAGACCGATTTTCAGACAGCGAAAACGATCCTAGTTTTGGATAAATTTCATTTAACAACGGCTTTCTTAAATGTTTTGGAAAATGCTGCAAAATATGGATCTAATACCATTACAGTAAAAACAAAAATGGTAGAAAACCAATTTTCTATCAGTTTTGAAGATGACGGAATTGGAATTGCTAAAAACAAACAAGCGTTTCTTTTTGAAAAATTCTATCGTGTGCAACAAGGAAATCTGCATAATACAAAAGGCCTTGGTTTAGGATTGTATTATGTCGACCAAATTGTAAAAGCGCATCAAGGTTCTGTAAATGTTATTAGCGAGTTAGGAAAAGGAACTCAGTTTACTATTTTATTAAAAGTTTAA
- a CDS encoding Crp/Fnr family transcriptional regulator translates to MKAVFQSIQDFSADELSLLDSLITFRTLKKGELLLAENQVCNEIVFIEKGILRSFFVNHKGDEITNCFAFENEFMASFASFITEEKAEENIQALTDTQLQILNRKALEKLYQSGFNWQETGRKLTELEFVNLHKRMVSFQKLSGAQRYEELCQNHQKYIQLIPLQYLASYLGITPRHLSRIRKVVV, encoded by the coding sequence ATGAAAGCTGTTTTTCAGTCCATTCAAGATTTCTCTGCTGACGAATTAAGTCTTTTAGATAGTTTGATAACATTTCGAACATTAAAAAAAGGAGAACTTCTATTGGCTGAAAATCAAGTTTGCAACGAAATAGTTTTTATCGAAAAAGGAATTCTCCGTTCCTTTTTCGTCAATCATAAAGGCGATGAAATCACCAATTGTTTTGCTTTCGAAAACGAATTTATGGCTTCTTTTGCCAGTTTTATCACAGAAGAAAAAGCAGAAGAAAACATTCAGGCTCTTACCGATACTCAATTACAGATTCTAAATAGAAAAGCTCTAGAAAAACTCTACCAATCAGGGTTTAACTGGCAGGAAACAGGCAGAAAATTAACCGAATTAGAATTTGTAAATCTACACAAAAGAATGGTTTCTTTTCAGAAACTATCAGGGGCACAGCGCTACGAAGAACTTTGCCAAAACCATCAAAAGTATATTCAGTTAATTCCTTTGCAATATTTGGCTTCTTATCTAGGAATTACCCCAAGACATTTAAGCCGAATAAGAAAAGTGGTTGTTTGA
- a CDS encoding TonB-dependent receptor domain-containing protein translates to MNFYLPLKLLITLLLFCLSYIANAQNETPKDSTSNQLDEIVISQEKKTFTNSNGNIKVDVANSVYSTIPNPVDLLSKLPSVQVSTDRESISIVGKGNPLIYIDGQKGTITDLNALSVADIKTIEIIKNPSSKYEAEGRAVILITRKLSKKDSFRTEISETASFKKNYNNYLGFNSSFKKGKLEWKANFNYNKLNPWEKHTLEYEIPKASIISNYDVMANTHRNQYIFGGGMFYKIKEEDYFSINVNGKLQSDTFDINTFTFNQNQDVVNNVFTLSDNSSKKDFVNAFVNYSKKIKSIDTQLFAGFQYSNFNQHLKSLVANNYNETDFELSQNRDQKFNVDVFSGRVDLEKKFKNEMNLEYGALYLKAKSVSNADIFDFEKNASEVSDYDFKEENLAAYIQFLGKLKKVDFSFGLRAENTNVYAKFRTQVSPSIDKNYTNLFPKANLTFPIDSTKSIILDYAKSIVRPKYSSLSQIATYINPYFLYGSSINLGPAFVDEISSSFQYLDKTLKFGYYQTKDVVNPTFVFNGETNVLMITDINFKRETGFTIDLTLPFTYKFWTATNSLVFAKSKTEDDAALLHPSKPYLYYYSNNTFKLPKDFSFVFSFWGMTKQNDGIFERKANFIVDLSLAKTFGKNWSCTLNYNDIFKATTYTDAFGINNINSKFKYWVDANEISIAVRYSFGKIKDSEFKEKSVNESENRIR, encoded by the coding sequence ATGAATTTTTATCTGCCATTAAAACTTCTAATAACACTTTTACTTTTTTGTCTTTCATATATTGCCAATGCTCAGAATGAAACACCAAAAGACTCTACTTCAAATCAATTAGATGAAATTGTCATCAGCCAGGAGAAAAAGACATTTACAAACTCAAACGGAAACATAAAAGTTGACGTTGCCAATTCGGTTTACAGCACAATTCCAAATCCAGTCGATTTGCTTTCAAAATTGCCATCGGTTCAAGTAAGTACCGATCGCGAAAGTATTTCGATTGTCGGAAAAGGAAATCCGCTCATTTACATTGACGGGCAAAAAGGAACGATAACCGATTTGAATGCCTTGAGTGTCGCTGATATTAAAACAATTGAAATTATTAAAAACCCATCTTCAAAATACGAAGCCGAAGGCCGTGCTGTCATTTTAATTACCAGAAAACTCAGTAAAAAAGACAGTTTTAGAACCGAAATTTCAGAAACAGCGTCTTTCAAAAAGAATTATAATAATTATTTAGGTTTTAATTCTAGTTTTAAGAAAGGTAAATTAGAATGGAAAGCCAATTTTAATTACAATAAATTAAATCCTTGGGAGAAGCATACTCTAGAATATGAAATTCCAAAAGCTTCCATTATTTCCAATTATGATGTAATGGCAAATACACATCGCAATCAATACATTTTTGGAGGCGGAATGTTTTACAAAATAAAAGAGGAGGATTATTTCTCCATTAATGTAAATGGAAAGCTTCAGAGTGATACGTTCGATATCAACACTTTTACTTTTAATCAAAATCAGGATGTGGTAAATAATGTTTTTACACTGAGTGATAATTCAAGTAAAAAGGATTTTGTAAATGCATTTGTGAATTATTCAAAAAAAATAAAATCGATTGACACGCAGCTTTTTGCTGGTTTTCAATACTCTAATTTTAATCAGCATTTAAAGAGTTTAGTAGCCAATAATTACAATGAAACCGATTTTGAATTGTCGCAAAATCGCGATCAGAAATTTAATGTCGATGTTTTTTCTGGAAGAGTTGATTTGGAGAAAAAGTTTAAAAATGAAATGAATCTGGAATATGGGGCATTGTATCTAAAGGCAAAATCAGTATCAAACGCAGATATTTTTGACTTTGAGAAAAATGCTAGTGAAGTTTCAGATTATGATTTTAAAGAAGAGAATCTCGCCGCTTATATTCAGTTTTTGGGAAAGCTGAAAAAAGTAGACTTTTCATTCGGACTAAGAGCCGAAAATACCAATGTATATGCAAAATTTAGAACGCAAGTTTCGCCTTCAATTGATAAAAACTATACCAATTTGTTTCCGAAAGCCAATCTTACTTTTCCTATCGATAGCACAAAAAGTATTATTCTAGATTATGCGAAAAGCATTGTGAGGCCTAAATATTCTTCATTAAGTCAGATTGCTACCTATATAAATCCGTATTTTTTGTACGGAAGCAGTATAAATTTGGGTCCGGCATTTGTAGATGAAATTTCGAGTTCTTTCCAATATCTGGATAAAACTTTAAAATTTGGTTATTATCAAACCAAAGATGTTGTTAATCCGACTTTTGTTTTTAATGGGGAAACCAATGTGCTGATGATTACCGATATTAATTTTAAACGCGAAACTGGTTTTACAATAGATTTGACGCTTCCGTTTACTTATAAATTCTGGACGGCAACAAATTCTCTCGTTTTTGCAAAAAGTAAGACTGAAGATGACGCAGCTTTATTGCATCCATCAAAACCTTATTTATATTATTATTCCAACAACACTTTTAAACTGCCGAAAGATTTCAGTTTTGTTTTTTCTTTTTGGGGAATGACGAAACAGAACGATGGAATTTTTGAACGAAAAGCCAATTTTATAGTCGATTTATCACTGGCAAAAACATTTGGCAAAAACTGGAGCTGTACCTTAAATTACAATGATATTTTTAAAGCTACGACCTATACAGATGCTTTTGGCATTAATAACATAAATTCAAAGTTTAAATATTGGGTTGATGCAAATGAGATTTCTATTGCAGTTCGTTATTCTTTTGGAAAGATAAAAGATTCAGAATTCAAAGAAAAAAGTGTCAATGAAAGTGAAAACAGGATCAGATAA
- a CDS encoding NAD(P)H-dependent oxidoreductase encodes MKKILIINGHPNAESFNFGIAESYQKGAVASGAQVETITIANLKFSPNLKFGYQKRTDLEPDLLESWEKIKRADHLVWIHPVWWGGLPAITKGFIDRLFLPGMAFEYRENSVWWDKLLKGKTAHIITTLDQPSWYYRLFFGRPSVNQLKKSTLEFCGIKPVKVSYVGIVKGSTEEQRKKWLDKVYNFGLKNK; translated from the coding sequence ATGAAAAAAATACTGATTATAAACGGACATCCAAACGCGGAAAGCTTCAATTTCGGAATTGCAGAATCGTATCAAAAAGGCGCCGTTGCTTCTGGTGCACAAGTAGAAACCATCACAATTGCTAATTTAAAATTTAGTCCAAATCTCAAATTTGGTTATCAGAAAAGAACCGATCTAGAACCAGATTTATTAGAATCTTGGGAGAAAATCAAAAGAGCCGATCATTTAGTTTGGATTCATCCCGTTTGGTGGGGCGGACTTCCAGCGATAACAAAAGGATTTATTGATCGTTTGTTTTTGCCGGGAATGGCATTTGAATATCGCGAAAATTCGGTTTGGTGGGATAAATTGCTAAAAGGCAAAACAGCTCACATTATCACAACCCTAGATCAGCCGAGCTGGTATTATAGATTGTTTTTTGGAAGACCTAGCGTGAATCAATTAAAGAAATCTACTTTGGAATTCTGTGGTATAAAACCAGTAAAAGTAAGCTACGTAGGAATTGTAAAAGGTTCGACCGAAGAACAAAGGAAAAAATGGCTAGATAAAGTTTACAATTTCGGGCTTAAAAATAAATAG
- a CDS encoding RsmD family RNA methyltransferase, with protein MRIISGKYKGRRIFPPKNLPVRPTTDMSKEALFNVLNNHFHFDSLKVLDLFSGTGNISYEFASRGSAPITSVDGDFGCVKFIKQVSSEYDFDIAATKSDVFKFLENCKTTYDIIFADPPYGLDQATFEKIVLTVFERDLLEDDGMMIIEHSKYTKLDHMSNFSFQKSYGGSFFSFFELNSTDDDEELPHDVSKKETEEDEG; from the coding sequence ATGAGAATCATTTCAGGAAAATACAAAGGACGCAGAATTTTTCCGCCAAAAAACCTACCTGTAAGACCAACGACTGATATGAGTAAAGAAGCATTGTTTAATGTTTTGAATAATCATTTTCATTTTGACAGCTTAAAGGTTTTAGATCTTTTTTCGGGAACTGGAAACATCAGCTATGAATTTGCTTCACGCGGAAGCGCTCCAATTACTTCGGTTGATGGCGATTTCGGATGCGTAAAATTCATCAAGCAAGTTTCATCAGAATATGATTTTGATATTGCTGCAACCAAAAGCGATGTTTTTAAGTTTTTAGAAAACTGCAAAACCACTTACGATATTATCTTCGCAGACCCTCCTTACGGATTGGATCAGGCAACTTTTGAGAAAATTGTGCTAACAGTTTTTGAAAGAGATTTATTGGAAGATGACGGAATGATGATTATCGAGCATTCAAAATATACCAAATTGGATCATATGAGTAATTTTTCTTTCCAGAAAAGTTATGGCGGTTCGTTTTTTAGTTTCTTCGAACTAAATTCTACCGACGATGATGAAGAATTACCACACGATGTTTCTAAAAAAGAAACTGAAGAAGATGAAGGGTGA
- a CDS encoding cation:dicarboxylate symporter family transporter: MNITTPNPSSKSKKSLFRTIVTNLTFWVLIAIISGVLLGHFSPENGVKMEFLGKKFIQLISLFIGPIIFLTIVLGISGMGNLKKVGRIGVKALTYFEVVSTVALAIGVTVAYIFKPGKIDKSGLTFGDASQYTNGAAKDFSWLQFFLSNFTLQVLLAAIICGIALNFYQKREQTILVLERFSKVVFTALKYVMYLAPIGAFGGMAYTIGKFGLATLIPLGKLMLCVYLTMALFVFLVLGSILRYYKINILSILKYIKEELLLVLGTSSSEAALPSIMVKLERMGCSKSVVGLVIPTGYSFNLDGTSIYLSMSVLFIAQLYDVHLTFFEIMTVIGILMITSKGAAGVTGSGFIVLASTLTALHKIPVEGLAFLLGVDKFMSEARAITNLIGNTVATIIISKTERDFIELDLSNPEGE; the protein is encoded by the coding sequence ATGAATATTACGACTCCAAATCCTTCGTCAAAATCTAAAAAAAGCCTTTTTAGAACCATTGTAACCAATCTTACTTTTTGGGTTTTAATTGCTATTATTTCGGGTGTTTTGCTTGGACATTTTTCTCCAGAAAATGGTGTAAAGATGGAATTTCTGGGCAAGAAGTTTATTCAGCTTATTTCGCTTTTCATTGGGCCAATTATTTTCCTGACCATCGTTTTAGGAATTTCGGGTATGGGAAATCTTAAAAAAGTAGGTCGAATAGGGGTTAAAGCTTTAACGTATTTTGAAGTAGTTTCGACCGTTGCTCTGGCAATTGGTGTGACTGTTGCTTATATATTTAAACCAGGAAAAATTGATAAATCGGGACTGACTTTTGGCGATGCAAGCCAATATACAAATGGAGCAGCAAAGGATTTTTCGTGGTTGCAGTTCTTTTTGTCCAATTTTACATTACAGGTTTTGTTGGCTGCTATTATATGCGGAATAGCGTTGAACTTTTATCAGAAAAGAGAACAGACTATTTTGGTTCTGGAACGATTTTCGAAAGTCGTTTTTACGGCTTTAAAATATGTAATGTATCTAGCGCCAATTGGTGCTTTTGGTGGAATGGCTTACACGATTGGGAAATTTGGTTTGGCAACTTTGATTCCGCTTGGAAAACTGATGCTTTGTGTTTATCTGACTATGGCATTGTTTGTCTTTTTGGTTTTAGGAAGCATATTGAGATATTACAAAATCAACATTCTTTCAATTTTAAAATATATTAAAGAAGAACTTTTACTAGTTCTAGGGACTTCATCTTCTGAAGCTGCTTTGCCAAGTATTATGGTAAAATTGGAAAGAATGGGTTGCAGTAAATCGGTTGTGGGATTGGTGATTCCGACTGGTTATTCTTTTAATCTCGATGGAACTTCGATTTATCTTTCGATGTCAGTCCTTTTCATTGCGCAACTCTACGATGTGCATTTGACTTTTTTTGAAATCATGACCGTTATCGGAATTCTTATGATTACTTCGAAAGGCGCAGCGGGCGTAACAGGAAGCGGATTTATCGTTTTAGCATCAACTTTAACCGCATTGCATAAAATTCCAGTTGAAGGTTTGGCATTTCTATTGGGAGTAGATAAATTTATGAGCGAAGCCAGAGCGATTACCAATTTAATTGGAAACACAGTGGCAACAATAATAATTTCTAAAACAGAAAGAGATTTTATAGAGCTTGATTTGAGTAATCCTGAGGGTGAATGA
- a CDS encoding NIPSNAP family protein, which translates to MKKYFLVLVLLAAFAVKAQKTQMSPIYQLRIYEIFESNKKEFHERFRDHAMRIMKKYNFKIISIYESKSDKKTEFVYFLEWPDEATMKKAWEGFRKDQEWIDVKKQYTAKYGDVVGNIEDRVLTKLDYSPN; encoded by the coding sequence ATGAAGAAATATTTTCTAGTATTAGTTTTGCTTGCAGCGTTTGCTGTAAAAGCACAAAAAACTCAAATGAGTCCAATTTATCAATTGCGAATCTATGAGATTTTCGAAAGCAATAAGAAAGAATTTCACGAACGTTTTCGCGATCATGCCATGCGCATTATGAAGAAATACAACTTTAAGATTATTTCTATTTACGAATCAAAATCAGATAAGAAAACAGAGTTTGTTTATTTTCTAGAGTGGCCAGATGAAGCAACAATGAAAAAAGCATGGGAAGGTTTTAGAAAAGATCAGGAATGGATTGATGTTAAAAAGCAATATACTGCAAAATACGGTGATGTAGTAGGAAATATAGAAGATCGCGTTTTGACTAAGCTTGATTATTCACCTAATTAA
- a CDS encoding response regulator transcription factor — protein MKRLLLAEDDFDFAAILKQYLELHQFEVVWAENGEIALDYFKNQAFDICIFDVMMPKMDGFSLAEKIITINPEIPFIFLTARKLKEDKIIGLKLGADDYIAKPFEVDELVLRLQNILKRIEQKRSLEGNNMIEIGSYIFDNERLTLNNKNHVQQLTEMEASLIEYLYLNHNQLLKRDQILMSIWKKDDYFSGRSMDVFISRLRKYFNSDPKIKIESVRNIGLEFKIEK, from the coding sequence TTGAAAAGATTACTTTTAGCCGAAGACGATTTTGATTTTGCTGCAATTTTAAAACAATATTTAGAACTGCATCAATTTGAAGTAGTTTGGGCAGAAAATGGCGAGATAGCTTTAGATTATTTTAAAAACCAGGCTTTTGATATTTGCATTTTTGATGTCATGATGCCTAAAATGGACGGATTTTCATTGGCGGAAAAAATAATCACCATCAATCCAGAAATTCCTTTTATTTTTCTAACGGCAAGAAAGCTTAAAGAAGATAAAATTATTGGTCTAAAACTTGGTGCAGACGACTATATCGCAAAACCTTTTGAAGTTGATGAGCTGGTTCTTCGTTTACAAAATATTCTAAAGAGAATAGAGCAAAAAAGAAGTCTGGAAGGAAATAATATGATTGAAATTGGATCGTATATTTTTGATAACGAGCGTCTAACACTCAATAATAAAAATCATGTTCAGCAGCTTACAGAGATGGAAGCTTCTCTTATTGAATATCTATATTTGAATCATAATCAGTTATTAAAAAGAGATCAGATTTTAATGTCTATCTGGAAAAAAGACGATTATTTCTCAGGGCGAAGCATGGATGTTTTTATCAGCAGACTTAGAAAGTATTTTAATTCAGATCCAAAAATCAAAATAGAAAGTGTTCGAAATATAGGATTGGAATTTAAAATAGAAAAATAG